The Leifsonia sp. ZF2019 DNA segment TCCGCGGGAGAACAGCGCGGCCAGCGACGCCCGGGCGCTGGCCTCGTTGATGCGCAGGAGGTTGTGGACGACCAGGGTGCCCGCGAACGCCGCGGTCGCCGCCCGGCCGTGCCACTTGCCGTAGTAGCGGAGCTTGTTGACGGTCTGGAGGGCGTCGAGACCGGCGGAACGCCCCGAGCCGCCCTGCTCGTGGACGACGACGGCGGACGGCACATAGACGAGAGGGAGGCCGGCGGCGCGGAGACGGCGGCAGTAGTCGGTCTCCTCGGAGTAGAGGAAGAAGCGCTCGGCGTCCCACGGGCCGAGGGCGCGCGCGGCCTCGGTGGGGACGGCGAGGGCGGCACCGGTCGCCCAGTCCGCGGTGCCGGCGCGCTCGTAGCGGTCGGGTTCGCGGACGAGCTCGGCCAGCGCGCCGGGCCGGGAAGCCCAGTGGTCGCCGAAGAGGGCCTCGCCGAGCGAGCGCAGCACCGTCGGCTCGCGCCGCAGGGAGGGCTGGGTGGCACCGCCGTCGTCGCGGATGCGCGGGGCGGCGGCGGCGCCGTCGGCCGCCTCCACGAGGGCGCGCAGCGCGCCGGGCTCCAGCGTGAGGTCCGGGTTGAGGAAGACCGTGACCGGGGCGGCGGGCGCGGCGGCGAGACCGACGTTCAAGCCGCCGGAGTAGCCGATGTTGCCGGGCGACGCGACGACCGTCACATCCGGTTTGCCGGCGAGGGCGGCGGCGAGGCCGTCGGTGCCGTCGTTGTCGACGACGACGAGATGCCAGCGGACGCCGTCGGCGGCGGCAGGGAGGGAGGCGACCAGCCGCGGCAGGTCGGCGGCGCTGCGGTAGGCGACGGCGATGATCGCGCAGTCGAGGTCGTGTGCTCCCACGGCGGCATCCTATTCACGAAACCGAGGGATGCTCAACTCCCCGTGCGGGGCACACGGTATGACGGAGCGGCCGGCCCCGAAGGGTCCGGCCGCTCTCTTCACGCCGTTCCGATCAGGCGCTTCCGGTCAGCCGCGACCCGGGGTCGCCACGGTCGCACCGGAGGACTGGAGCACGTTGCCCGTCCACTGGTTGCCATTGCCGGTCGCGTACGCGATGGCCGGACCGTAGCCGCCGCACTTCTTGTCGTACTTGTCGCCGAAGGTGTTGCCGATGAAGCGCGTGTTGCTGGCGCCGTAGCTGCCACCGAGGCCGGCGTAGACGCAGTAGCCGCCGCCGTCGAACAGATTGCCCTGCACGAGCACGTTGTTGAACGCGGCCATCTGACTGTAGAGGGCGAGCGAGGCGGAGACGTTGGGCGCATCCCCGGCGTCGAGACGGTTGTTGGTCACCGTGAGGTTGGTGCCGCCGAGGCTCAGGATGGCCTCGTTGTGGCTGCCGCCATTGGCCGGGTCGCCGTAGACGACGATGTCGTAGACCCACGAGTTCTTGATCGTGACGTCCTTGACCAGACCGAAGCCCTTGCCCCAGCCGTGGATGACGCAGCCGTCGCACGTGAATCCGGTGTAGCCCACCGCGGGCGAGCCCGAGTCCTTGGCGCCGTTGTACGGGCCGATGATCTCGACGCGCTTGATCATCGTGTTCGGCGCGGCGCCGTTGTCGCTCGTGTCGATGCGGCCGTGCACCTTCGAGTTCTCGATGGTCACATTGGCCGCACGCACGAGCACGTCGCCGTTGATATCGAGTCCCGAGATGACGGTCCCGGCCGTGGTGATGGTCATGCCGCCCGAGGGGGTGAGCTTCACCCCGGCGGGCACGCCGGTGTTCGACGCGTCGGGCCAGGCGCCCGATCCGGCGTTCGGATCGGTCGTCGGCGACGTGGTGGGCGTCGACGACGGCGTCGGAGACGGGGACTTCGTCGGTGCCGGGGTCGACGTCTTGGTCGGCGTGGGGGCGGGGGTCGCGGTCGGCGAGGGGGACGGCGCCGGTTCGGTCGTCGGCTTCGATGCGCTGTAGCGGTGGTGCTTCTTCCAGTCGTTCCACTGCTTGGACGCCGCGGAGGCGGTCGTGCGGTGCTGACTGAAGCTGTGCGCAGAGGCGACGGAGACCGTGGTCAGGGCGAGCGCCACGGCGATCGCGGAGGCGATGGCCGTGACCTTGCGCACACGCGTGCCCAGGATCGATCTGAAGAACTGCTTCACGAGGGGGATGTTCCTTCCAGTGTCGGCGGGGGTCGACCTGTGAGAGGTGATCACTGACAAGACCCGCGGCTCCGGCCCCCATTTGGGGGCATGGCCGCGAATCGCCTCCCTGTATAGCACAGATGACGAAACATCATTAATCGTGAGCGGATGTTATCCGTTCTCCCAAACGCTTGTCAAACGAAACGCCGCTCCCTTCTTTTTCGGCGCGGGTCGCGTGGGCCGCTGGCGAGGCACGGCGAGCAGCAGCGCCGCGAGCGCGGCCACGAAGCCGCCCAGCACGGCGCCTCCCGCGATGGCACTCGTGCGGCTCACCGGCACGCTGAACACCTCGATCGACGAGAACGAGTCCTCGAGCCGGATGTGCAGGTCCGGGTTGGTCGCCGGCCCCTGCAGCGCGTCGAGCTGCTGCTGCAACGTCGTCCGCAGGGTGATCAGCTTCTCCTTCGCCTCGTCCACGGTCACCCCGCGTGCGGCGAGCTGCATCAGATCGCCGTAGCCGAGCACGTCCGTGTAGGGTGCGAGGCTGCCGGAGCCGACGGCGACCGCGTAGTAGTCGACGCCTGCTGCGGCCAGCTCGTCGTGCACCTGCTGTCCGTCCATCCGGTACTTGAGCACGACGGAGAGGCCGTCGGTGTCGATGCGGGTGTCGAAGGCGTTGGTCGACTTGGGAGGGTCCACCTGCGGGACGACGGACTCCCGCGCCTCGAAGACGCCCTCGGCGCGCCGGGAGGCCAGGAAGCAGGCGGCGAACACCGCGAGCCCCGCGGCGACGGCGCCGAGCACGATCGCCCAGCGCGGCAGCAGCGCGGGCGGCTTCGGGGCGGCGACCGTGGGCCGGCCGCCCGGTGCGAGCGCGGCCTCCGCCCGGTGGACGCGCCACGCGCCTCCCGCCGCCCCGACCAGCAGGCAGAGCGTGCCGAACGCCATCGGGAAGCTGAAGAAGTCGAACGTCGCCGCCAGGATGGCCGCGCAGGCGATGCCCGCGGCGATGGCGAACGCCTGGGTCTGCACGAAACGGTCGCGCGCACCTGACCCGGCGATCAGCGACGCGACGAACGGCACCCCGAAGAACGCGATGAGGGCGAGGGCGCCGATCAGCCCGGCCTCCACCGCCGTCGCCAGGTACTGGTTGTCCAGCGTCCGGTAGATGCTCGGGATGAAGGTGTTGAGTCCGCGCCCGATCAGCGGGGACTGAGCGAAGAACGCCTCCACCGCTTGGAAGTCCTGGGTGCGCCCGCTGATCGAGTTGTCGCTCCCCGCATCGGCGAAGAGGTTCCCGATCGCGCCGTAGAGGCCGGGCACGAAGAGCCGGAAGACCAGCGCGGCGATCGGGGCGATGAGGAGGAACTTGAGCCGCTGCGACGTCGAGGCGATGAGGAGTGCGAACAGCACGCCCAGCAGGAGGGCGATGGCGCCCGACCGGGCGACCGTCAGCGGGAGGGCGCCGAGGATGACGATGAACTGGGCCCACGCCCACCAGCGCCGGTTCGCCGCGTTCAGCGCGTAGTGCGCCGCGAGCGGCAGCAGCATCCCGAGCACGGCGGCGAACTCGATCGAGTGCGTCGCCGTGCCGCTGATACGACGGAAGCCCGCGCGCACGTACAGGCCGCCGATATCGCTGTTCGCCTGCAGACCGGGCAGGTGGAGGAGCGACACGACATCGAGGCCGGTGAAGAACTGCAGGATGCCCATCGCCGCCAGGCAGGCGCCCATGAGCACCGCGAACCGGAGCAGGGAGGACAGCGCGGCGCGCGTGCGCATCGTGTCCGCCGCGTAGAGGATGACACCCATCCCGCCCGCGAGCGAGATCAGCCCGCGCAGGGAGGACGACACCTCCTCCGCGCTGATCGGCCGCAGCATCCCGCCGACGAAGCTGAGGACCATCGCCGCCGAGTAGGCCAGCGCCATCCAGTGCACCGGCGTCAGCCCGATGCGCTCCCGGCTCGAGCTCAGCCGCCCGACGATCCACAGCAGCAGGACGAGGCAGCCGAAGACCGTCGCCGGGGTCCCGGCGGCGCCGAGCGGCTTGATGACGTAGATCGCGGGCGAGAAGACGAGCAGGACGAGATAGATCTGGAAGACGACCAGCGGGTCGAGGCGTCGCCGATCCCTCGCCCGGGGCGGGTCGACGACCTGCCCCGTGCGATCGGGCTTCCCGGCGAGGACGGTCACGTCGGCTCCGTCGTCCCCGTCAGCCGCCGAGGCCGGAGTTGTGCGATGTCAGCGCCGGCCGTGCCGCCTTGCCTCCTGCGGCGCGCTTCGCCGTCGAGAGCAGCTCTTCCTGCACCGGGAGCGCCTTGATCGCGTCGGTGCGCTTGCGGACGGGGGCGGCGGCCCGCTGGGCGTGCCCGGCGCGGATGCGCTCGGCGATCGCGACCGCGATCCCGACCACCAGCATCACACCGGCGAAGCCGATGAGGCCGTTGCGGATGGGCGTGCTGTAGGAGATCGTCGGCTTGCGGTCGGTGGTCAGGTTCGTGGTGGTGACCCACTGCTCCTGCGGTGCGCCGGCCTTCTGCTGCAAGGCGTCGAGCCGTGACGGCACCAGCTTGCCCAGTGCGTCCAGCGTCGAGCGCGCGTAGGCGAGGTCGCTGTCCTCGACCGAGATCGTCATCAGCGGGGCCGCCAGCGAGGTGTCGCGGCTGACCGTGTACTTGAGGTCGGGGTGGTGCTCCGAGAAGGTCCGGACCGTGTCGCCGTCCATCAGCGAGACGGCGACCACGTCGACGGACAGCGGGACGCCGTTGCCGAGGGTGAGGAGCGGATTGCCCGCGACCCCCTTCACGTCCTTCACCGGCGAGAGGAAGAGGTAGCTCGACTCGACCGTGTAGGTGCGCGGGGTCTTCATGAACAGGAAGCCGCCGACGCCCAAGGCGACCACGAGACCGGGAAGGAGCACCCACTTCCAGCGGACCACGATGGCCCAGATGCTGCGCAGTGTCATGATCGCTCCATCCTCGCGGTGGCGGTTTCGGGCTCGGCGGGGGCATCCCCGCGGGCGCAGGCGCGCTCGACGGCGCGGACGACGGCCTGCTTGGCCGGCTCCCAGCTCAGCGCGTCGACGGAGGCGCGGAGCGCACGCGGGCCGGCGGCCCGCTGGATGCGCAGCGCGTCGGCCAGGGCGTCGGCCACGCCCTGCGGCGTCGGTCGCGCCCACGCGACGTGCGGGTTGTCGAGGTCGGCGCGCGTGCCGGGCCAGTCGTTGACGACGGGCACGACCCCGGCCGCGAGCAGCTCGCTGGCGATGAGGGAGACGTTCGTGAACGAGAGGGCGAGCCCGGCGCCGCAGCGGTTGTAGAGGTCGTTGAGCGCGTCCGGGGTCAGGTGCGCGTGCACCTCCGCCGGGAACGGGAGGCGCTTGGCCGGGATGCCGAAGGTGTGGATGGTGACGTCGGGGTGATCCCGGTGGAACCGCTCCAGTGCCAGCACCCCGAGCTCGTAACCGCGCCGGGCGATCCCGGGCTTGGCATAGAAGACGACGTCGTCGCGGCCGGTCTGCGCCGTCACCCCGTAGCGGGAGGTGTCGCAGCCGAACTCGGCGACCGTCGACTCGACGCCGAAGCGGTGGCGGAGTTCGTCGGCGACCATGTGGCCGACCGTGATCGACTCGAAGCCGAAGCGGTAGGTGTCCTCCGCGAGCTGGTAGGCGCTGCCGCGCGGGTAGAAGTAGGGCTCGAAGTCCTGTGCCAGGTAGAAGCGGCGCCCGGGGACGCCAGCGCCGCGGCTGGCGAGCACGTGCGCGGTGTTCCAGGCGGTGGCGATGTACGCGTCCATCCCGCCCAGGCCGTCGGCGAGGTCGCGGATCTCGGCGCGCACGCGCGGCCACCAGGTGCGGATGAGCTGCTCGGAGGCGGCTGCCGGACCGCCGTGGCCGTCGTAGACATAGAGCACGCACGTGTGCCCCGCCCGCTCGAGCGCCTCCACGAACCGGAACATCGTGGTGTGGCCGCCCGACGCCGGGCCCGGAGCGCTGACGACCCACCCGATCCGCAGCGGCTCGCCCTCGGGGACGACGCGGCCGGCGGGCGCCGGGACGACGCGGGCGGAGTCGGCGACATCGTCCGCGAGCAGGTTGAGCTCCTCCGCGTTGTCGCCCCACTTGCGGTGCGCCTTGCGCAGAGCGCGTGCGGTCAGGCCGCCCACGCCCTCGTCGCGGAGGATGCCGGTCGCCCGGTTGACCATCGAGGAGACGGACACGGTCAGACCCCCCTCGCGCGCCAGGCGAACCGTCCGAACTCGCGTGAGGCGCGGAAGAGTCCGGCCCGCGCCACGACCGTCGGCGAGAACCGGGCGCGGGCGGGCCCGACGCGCTCGGCGTGGGCCACGGTGCGCGCGTGCGGGAGGCGGTCGACGTCGACCCCGCGGGCGGCGGCGAACTCGAGGTACGCCTCCGTCTCGGCGGAGCCGCCGCGGCCTTTCGCGTACGCGGAGGCGGCGCGGGCGAGCGCCTCGTCGGCGAGGGCGCGCTCGGCGATGCTCAGGAGACGCTGGTTCTCGGCCTCGTCGCCCATCCCGTCGCTGAAGAGCACCTCGAACGCGAGGGCCCGCTCGTGCAGATCGGAGAGCACGTCGTTCGACCGCGAGAGGCTGCCGTCGTGCTCGCGGTGCCAGGCCTGGTCGACGCCCGCGACCCAGCCGACGTCGGAGGCGCGGGCCACGCGGAACCACATCTCCATGTCGTGCGTGTGGGCGAGCGGTCGCTGGCCGCCGACCTCGTCGACGACGCTGCGGCGCAGCACGACCTCGGGCGACGTGATGCAGTTGACGCCGCGACGGCAGCGGTCGGCGAGCCAATCGCCGCCGCGCCAGACGTCCCAGGCCTTCACCCGGTCGCGGTGCCCGGAGGGGACGACGCCGCTGAAGTGCACCGGGTGGCCGTAGATCAATCCGACCTCCGGGAACGCCTCCCCGAGGGCCACCGAGCGGGCGAGCGAGCCGGGGGTGAGCAGGTCGTCCGCGTCGAGGCGGACGATGTACTCGCCGGTCGCCTCGGCCAGGCCGTCGTTGAAGGTGGCGACAGCTCCCTGGTTCTCGGCGTGCGCGAACACCCGGACGCGCGCATCGAACCGGGCGAGGCCGCGCGCGACCGCGAACGACTCGTCGGTGGAGGCGTCGTCCACGACGACGACGTCCACGCGCACACCCTCCTGGGACAGCGCGCTGGCCACCGCCTCGGGCAGGTAGAGCGCGTAGTTGTAGCAGGGGATCACGACCGTGACGGTGGGCTCGCCGGTCGCCGCGACCGGGGCGTGGCGCGCGGGACCGACGCGGTCCGGCGCGATCGGGGCGCTCATCCGAGGCTCCGGCGGAACGCGGCGATCACGTGCTCCTGCTGCTCGGCGTCGAGCCCGGGATGGATCGGAAGCGAGAGGATCTCGGCGGCGTAGGCCTCGGAGCGCGGGTGCGAGCCGCCGAGGTGGGCGAAGGCCGGGGTGCGGTGCACGGGTGCCGGGTAGTGGACGGCGGCGCCGATGCCCTGGGCGTTCAGCTCGGCGACCACGCGGTCGCGCTCGGGCACCCGGACGACGTAGAGGTGGTGGACGTGCTCCTCGCGGTCGCCGCGCCGCGGGAGGACGACCCCCGGGAGGCCGGCGAGCGCTTCGTCGTACCGGTCGGCGACGGCGCGGCGACGCTCGTTCCACGCGTCGAGGCGCGCGAGCTTGGCCGAGAGCACGACCGCCTGCAGCCCGTCCAGACGCGAGGTGGTGCCGATCTCGAGGTGCTCGTACTTGGCCGTGCCGCCGTGGTTGCGCAGGCGGCGCACCCGTTCGGCGATCGCGGGATCGGACGTGGTGACGGCTCCGGCGTCGCCGTAGGCGCCCAGGTTCTTGCCGGGGTAGAAGCTCGTGGCGGCCACGTCGCCGAGCGCCCCGGACCGGAGGCCGCTGTCGCTGCTGCGTGCGCCCTGCGATTGGGCCGCGTCCTCCACGATCGCGACGCCGGGGCCGACGGCCGCGCGGAGCCGCTCGATGGGGGCGAGCCTGCCGTAGAGGTGCACGCCGACGACGGCGCGGGTGCGTGGCGTGACGGCGGCGGCCGCCTGCTCCACGTCGATGAGGTAGTCCTCGTCGCAGTCGACGAGCACCGGGACGCCACCCGCACGGGCGACCCCCTCCGCCGTCGCGACGAACGTGTTCGCAGGGATGATGACCTCGTCGCCCGCCGCGACGCCCGCCCCGCGCAGGGCGAGCTCGACCGCATCGGTCCCGCTCCCCACGCCGACCGTGTCGGTGACGCCGCAGTAGGAGGAGTACGCGCGTTCGAACGCCTCGGCCTCGGCCCCGAGGATGAACCCCGTCGTCTCGAGCACGCGGTCGAAGCCGGCGCGGACCTCGTCGGCGATCTGCGCGTGCTGCCACGCCAGATCGACCGCGGGAACCTTCTGACTGACGATCATGAGACCAAAGATCCTTCCTCGCGTCGGGCACGCGAGCATCCCCAGAAGAGGCGGGCGGGTCGGTCGGGTAAATGACTCTTCCTCACCTCTTGCAGAATGAGAATACCTCGCTTTTTCGGGATGGTCTTGCCCCCTAACGGGGCGCAGACCGGAAGAGGCGGGGCGGGCTCAGCGCGCGTGCTCGGCGCTGCGACCGGCGGCCAGCGCCGCCTTCGCCCGGCGCAGGAACCAGCGGAGCACGCACGCGGCGTACACGATGCCCCCGGCGAGGGCACCGCCCAGCAGGGCGAGCAGGGCACCGGGGAGCAGAGAGGCGACGAGGAGG contains these protein-coding regions:
- a CDS encoding rhamnosyltransferase WsaF family glycosyltransferase, giving the protein MSVSSMVNRATGILRDEGVGGLTARALRKAHRKWGDNAEELNLLADDVADSARVVPAPAGRVVPEGEPLRIGWVVSAPGPASGGHTTMFRFVEALERAGHTCVLYVYDGHGGPAAASEQLIRTWWPRVRAEIRDLADGLGGMDAYIATAWNTAHVLASRGAGVPGRRFYLAQDFEPYFYPRGSAYQLAEDTYRFGFESITVGHMVADELRHRFGVESTVAEFGCDTSRYGVTAQTGRDDVVFYAKPGIARRGYELGVLALERFHRDHPDVTIHTFGIPAKRLPFPAEVHAHLTPDALNDLYNRCGAGLALSFTNVSLIASELLAAGVVPVVNDWPGTRADLDNPHVAWARPTPQGVADALADALRIQRAAGPRALRASVDALSWEPAKQAVVRAVERACARGDAPAEPETATARMERS
- a CDS encoding DegT/DnrJ/EryC1/StrS family aminotransferase, producing MIVSQKVPAVDLAWQHAQIADEVRAGFDRVLETTGFILGAEAEAFERAYSSYCGVTDTVGVGSGTDAVELALRGAGVAAGDEVIIPANTFVATAEGVARAGGVPVLVDCDEDYLIDVEQAAAAVTPRTRAVVGVHLYGRLAPIERLRAAVGPGVAIVEDAAQSQGARSSDSGLRSGALGDVAATSFYPGKNLGAYGDAGAVTTSDPAIAERVRRLRNHGGTAKYEHLEIGTTSRLDGLQAVVLSAKLARLDAWNERRRAVADRYDEALAGLPGVVLPRRGDREEHVHHLYVVRVPERDRVVAELNAQGIGAAVHYPAPVHRTPAFAHLGGSHPRSEAYAAEILSLPIHPGLDAEQQEHVIAAFRRSLG
- a CDS encoding glycosyltransferase family 2 protein: MSAPIAPDRVGPARHAPVAATGEPTVTVVIPCYNYALYLPEAVASALSQEGVRVDVVVVDDASTDESFAVARGLARFDARVRVFAHAENQGAVATFNDGLAEATGEYIVRLDADDLLTPGSLARSVALGEAFPEVGLIYGHPVHFSGVVPSGHRDRVKAWDVWRGGDWLADRCRRGVNCITSPEVVLRRSVVDEVGGQRPLAHTHDMEMWFRVARASDVGWVAGVDQAWHREHDGSLSRSNDVLSDLHERALAFEVLFSDGMGDEAENQRLLSIAERALADEALARAASAYAKGRGGSAETEAYLEFAAARGVDVDRLPHARTVAHAERVGPARARFSPTVVARAGLFRASREFGRFAWRARGV
- a CDS encoding O-antigen ligase family protein, which gives rise to MTVLAGKPDRTGQVVDPPRARDRRRLDPLVVFQIYLVLLVFSPAIYVIKPLGAAGTPATVFGCLVLLLWIVGRLSSSRERIGLTPVHWMALAYSAAMVLSFVGGMLRPISAEEVSSSLRGLISLAGGMGVILYAADTMRTRAALSSLLRFAVLMGACLAAMGILQFFTGLDVVSLLHLPGLQANSDIGGLYVRAGFRRISGTATHSIEFAAVLGMLLPLAAHYALNAANRRWWAWAQFIVILGALPLTVARSGAIALLLGVLFALLIASTSQRLKFLLIAPIAALVFRLFVPGLYGAIGNLFADAGSDNSISGRTQDFQAVEAFFAQSPLIGRGLNTFIPSIYRTLDNQYLATAVEAGLIGALALIAFFGVPFVASLIAGSGARDRFVQTQAFAIAAGIACAAILAATFDFFSFPMAFGTLCLLVGAAGGAWRVHRAEAALAPGGRPTVAAPKPPALLPRWAIVLGAVAAGLAVFAACFLASRRAEGVFEARESVVPQVDPPKSTNAFDTRIDTDGLSVVLKYRMDGQQVHDELAAAGVDYYAVAVGSGSLAPYTDVLGYGDLMQLAARGVTVDEAKEKLITLRTTLQQQLDALQGPATNPDLHIRLEDSFSSIEVFSVPVSRTSAIAGGAVLGGFVAALAALLLAVPRQRPTRPAPKKKGAAFRLTSVWENG
- a CDS encoding glycosyltransferase family 2 protein; protein product: MGAHDLDCAIIAVAYRSAADLPRLVASLPAAADGVRWHLVVVDNDGTDGLAAALAGKPDVTVVASPGNIGYSGGLNVGLAAAPAAPVTVFLNPDLTLEPGALRALVEAADGAAAAPRIRDDGGATQPSLRREPTVLRSLGEALFGDHWASRPGALAELVREPDRYERAGTADWATGAALAVPTEAARALGPWDAERFFLYSEETDYCRRLRAAGLPLVYVPSAVVVHEQGGSGRSAGLDALQTVNKLRYYGKWHGRAATAAFAGTLVVHNLLRINEASARASLAALFSRGRRDALPGGVRVAGVAV